The following proteins are encoded in a genomic region of Drosophila willistoni isolate 14030-0811.24 chromosome 2L unlocalized genomic scaffold, UCI_dwil_1.1 Seg196, whole genome shotgun sequence:
- the LOC111519823 gene encoding uncharacterized protein LOC111519823, translating into MKKTKKVQKLENYLMGREVEKIITVVDMGLETKTEKDVKSETKTEVDMGLQTKSERNLKVLVKFKDQKNPEFVSTTLANEQITQMIIKFYEEHVCFLTPDSNA; encoded by the coding sequence AtgaagaaaaccaaaaaagtacaaaaactAGAAAACTATTTGATGGGACGAGAGGTGGAGAAGATAATTACCGTGGTAGACATGGGATTGGAGACCAAGACCGAGAAAGACGTGAAATCGGAGACCAAGACCGAGGTAGACATGGGATTGCAGACCAAGAGCGAGAGGAATTTGAAGGTGCTGGTCAAATTCAAGGATCAGAAGAATCCTGAGTTTGTTTCAACAACTTTGGCCAATGAGCAAATTACACAAATGATTATCAAGTTCTATGAGGAACATGTTTGCTTTCTGACACCAGATAGCAATGCTTAA
- the LOC6639699 gene encoding proteasome subunit beta type-5, whose amino-acid sequence MALEQICGVNRLPFMKRFNELQLEWQMEQLEQATSNFRNPYALSAPPFEQPAENLPKLLAHCNIQMDFAHGTTTLGFIFRNGVILCADSRATSGQYIGSQTMKKIVELNDYMLGTLAGGAADCVYWDRVLARECRLHELRFKRRMTVDTAARRMCNISAEYKGMGLVMGMMLAGYDNDGPKLIYVDSEGMRSHANVFSVGSGSPYALGVLDTGYKWDITDQEAYDLARRAIYHATSKDAYSGGIVRLYHITEKGWKNVGNTDCWELHEQYSKEEQKREGGDHDQNQPCTSQTQPWIERKLIETQMEAQMVAATTETQDGTNR is encoded by the exons ATGGCTCTTGAGCAAATCTGTGGAGTGAATCGATTGCCGTTTATGAAACGTTTCAATGAACTTCAATTAGAATGGCAAATGGAACAACTTGAACAGGCCACCAGTAATTTTCGTAATCCCTATGCTCTGAGTGCTCCACCTTTTGAGCAG CCAGCTGAAAATTTACCCAAACTCCTCGCGCATTGTAATATTCAAATGGATTTTGCTCATGGCACAACCACCTTGGGCTTTATATTTAGAAACGGTGTCATTCTTTGTGCAGATTCTAGAGCCACCTCTGGACAATATATTGGTTCGCAGACCATGAAGAAAATTGTGGAACTAAATGATTACATGCTGGGCACTTTGGCTGGCGGCGCAGCGGATTGCGTCTATTGGGACAGAGTGTTGGCCAGAGAGTGTCGGCTGCATGAGTTGCGTTTCAAGCGGCGAATGACAGTGGACACGGCGGCTCGTAGGATGTGCAACATCTCAGCGGAATACAAGGGAATGGGTCTAGTGATGGGCATGATGTTGGCCGGATACGATAATGATGGGCCTAAGTTAATCTATGTTGATTCCGAGGGCATGCGTTCCCATGCCAATGTCTTTTCGGTGGGCAGTGGCTCACCCTATGCCCTGGGCGTACTCGATACTGGCTATAAATGGGACATAACTGATCAAGAGGCCTACGATTTGGCCAGAAGGGCCATTTATCATGCCACCAGCAAGGATGCCTATTCCGGTGGCATTGTACGTCTGTACCACATCACGGAGAAGGGTTGGAAAAATGTAGGCAACACGGATTGTTGGGAATTGCATGAGCAATATTCCAAAGAAGAGCAAAAGCGAGAGGGTGGCGATCATGATCAGAATCAACCGTGTACGAGTCAAACTCAACCATGGATCGAAAGAAAATTGATAGAGACGCAAATGGAGGCTCAAATGGTCGCTGCTACCACTGAGACACAAGATGGGACGAATAGGTAG